A single genomic interval of Helianthus annuus cultivar XRQ/B chromosome 6, HanXRQr2.0-SUNRISE, whole genome shotgun sequence harbors:
- the LOC110937262 gene encoding stress-related protein, whose translation MAANDAHVNNQPEVEIEEERLKYLEFVQLAVLHAVVYASKVYGYAKDNSGPLKPGVETIEDTLKTVVGPAYDKFHDIPVEVLKFVDRKVDESVSKFDSQVPPFVKQVSTKTKNLSTEVKKGGVVETASGIAKTAYTKLEPVAEHYAVSAWHTLNQLPLFPKVAKVVVPAAAYYSEKYNQTVQQTAEKGYKVSSFLPLVPTEKIAKVFNSSGPQADH comes from the exons ATGGCCGCAAACGATGCACATGTTAATAATCAACCAGAG GTTGAGATCGAAGAAGAGAGGTTGAAGTACCTGGAATTTGTGCAACTGGCAGTGCTCCATGCAGTTGTTTATGCATCAAAGGTCTATGGTTATGCTAAGGACAACTCGGGTCCCCTCAAACCGGGAGTGGAGACGATAGAGGATACTCTCAAGACTGTTGTTGGTCCTGCCTATGATAAGTTCCACGATATCCCTGTTGAGGTCCTCAAATTCGTTGATCGTAAG GTTGACGAATCTGTTAGTAAGTTCGATAGCCAAGTGCCTCCTTTTGTGAAGCAAGTATCAACCAAAACCAAAAACCTGTCTACAGAGGTGAAGAAGGGTGGTGTGGTGGAAACGGCCTCTGGGATCGCGAAAACCGCGTACACCAAGCTAGAACCGGTTGCCGAGCACTATGCTGTTTCAGCCTGGCACACTCTTAACCAGCTCCCACTCTTCCCTAAGGTGGCTAAGGTGGTTGTACCCGCAGCAGCTTACTATTCTGAGAAGTACAACCAGACCGTGCAGCAAACAGCCGAGAAAGGATACAAGGTTTCTTCATTTCTACCATTGGTTCCCACTGAAAAGATTGCTAAGGTGTTCAACTCCTCTGGGCCACAAGCTGATCATTAG